One window of Desulfovibrio subterraneus genomic DNA carries:
- a CDS encoding ATP-binding protein has translation MGAQYSLSACFSPELPNLHFASDLLHALFAAAGIHGDVVDRIELALSEGLTNAMKCTSQGLVELGMRREDDLLVISIRDGGEGFDIDNIPQPNLEEHHVGGYGIFIMREIMDSVSYERDGKWNVLTLTKRISGAD, from the coding sequence GTGGGAGCGCAATATTCCCTGTCGGCCTGTTTCAGTCCGGAATTGCCAAACCTGCATTTTGCCAGCGATTTGCTGCACGCCCTGTTTGCTGCGGCGGGGATTCACGGAGATGTGGTTGACAGAATTGAACTGGCCTTGAGCGAAGGACTTACCAACGCCATGAAATGTACCAGTCAGGGCCTTGTGGAGCTCGGCATGCGGCGGGAAGACGACCTGCTTGTGATCAGCATACGAGACGGCGGCGAGGGGTTTGATATTGATAATATTCCCCAGCCGAATCTTGAAGAGCACCATGTGGGGGGCTACGGCATCTTCATCATGCGTGAGATCATGGATTCTGTGAGTTACGAACGGGATGGCAAATGGAACGTGCTGACCCTGACGAAACGAATTTCGGGGGCGGACTGA
- a CDS encoding STAS domain-containing protein: MKHDFDIREKVQGNVAVLVLAGRFDANVASDVKEHIRQMAESGRKDVVLDMQGVSFLDSSGLGALVASLRTLQNLGGRLKIGGLSQKVRVVLELIKLHKVLDLYPDAASAVEALAGNGAE, encoded by the coding sequence ATGAAACATGACTTCGACATCAGGGAAAAGGTTCAGGGGAATGTGGCCGTGCTGGTTCTGGCGGGCCGCTTTGACGCCAACGTGGCTTCGGATGTGAAAGAGCATATCCGTCAGATGGCGGAATCCGGCCGCAAAGATGTTGTGCTTGATATGCAGGGGGTCAGCTTTCTGGACAGTTCCGGTCTTGGAGCGTTGGTGGCTTCTTTGCGTACACTGCAGAATCTCGGGGGACGCCTGAAGATTGGAGGTCTTTCGCAGAAGGTGCGTGTGGTGCTTGAATTGATCAAACTGCACAAGGTTCTGGACCTTTATCCTGACGCCGCCTCGGCAGTTGAGGCCTTGGCAGGAAACGGAGCGGAGTAG